CTCGTCGAACACGGGATCACCGGTATTGATGCGGCGGAACAGCTGCGGACGGTAGTTTATTGCATCCGAAACATACAACGCGGACACGCGATCGTGCCAGAGCATCACGATCATTGCACTGCCGGCACCCGGCCGAGGATATTACGGCTTCCCCCATCCATCCCCCGGAACCCCGCGTAGCGATGAGCACGGATGCCCTTCCCGCCCAGCTCGCCGAAACCTGGCGCATCCACGACCGCATCAACCGCTATCTGCTGGATGCAATCCAGCCCGATGCACTCGCCTCCATCGGGCTCACGAAGGGCCGCAGCGTGGCCGAACAGTTCGCCCACATCCACAACGTGCGGCTGATGTGGATCAAGGAGGGCGCGCCGGATCTGCTGGACGGCCTGCAGAAGATCGAGAAAGGTGCGCCGGTGGACCACGCGTCGCTCCGGGCAGCGCTCGAATCGTCCGCGGCGGCGATCGAAACGATGCTGGGTCGCGCGCTGGAGGCGGGAAAGCTGCGCGGGTTCAAGCCGCACCCGGTGGCCTTCCTGGGATACCTGGTTTCGCACGAGTCCCACCATCGCGGACAGATCGCCGTGGCGCTGAAGGGCGCCGGGCACCCGCTGGACAAGAAGACCGCATTCGGCCTGTGGGAGTGGGGGGTGAGGTGACTGACGATACTGCTAGGTACCAAGGGACAAGTACCAAGTGCCGGACGCGACACTTGGCACTTGGCACTTGGCCCTTGGTACTATCCCCTCACCTTCCACCCTCGGCCTTCGCCGGCACCGTCTGCAGATACGCCCAGAGCGCCCGCAGTTCGACGTCGTTCATCTGGCCGAACGCCTTCCAGGGCATGCGCGTGTCGATCAGCGTGCCATCCGGGCGCTTGCCGGTGCGCATGGCGCGGAGGAAGTCGCCCTCCGTCCACGTTCCCAGGCCGGTGGCGCGGTCCGGCGTCAGGTTGGCGGACGGCTTCCAGTCCGCCGGCTCGCCCGGACCCTTGCCGCCCGACAGGCCCGGCCCGTGGCAGCCGGTGCACACCCCGGCCACCTTGGCCCCGTACTCGGCCGTGGGCGCCGGCTGCACCTGCACCCGCGGCGCGTCGTGATCGATCACCTCGGCGGCCAGGGGAATCA
The window above is part of the Longimicrobium sp. genome. Proteins encoded here:
- a CDS encoding DinB family protein, coding for MSTDALPAQLAETWRIHDRINRYLLDAIQPDALASIGLTKGRSVAEQFAHIHNVRLMWIKEGAPDLLDGLQKIEKGAPVDHASLRAALESSAAAIETMLGRALEAGKLRGFKPHPVAFLGYLVSHESHHRGQIAVALKGAGHPLDKKTAFGLWEWGVR